GACGGGTATTTTTAACGGCGTCGATACGGCGCTCTTTAGCGGAAAATATGCCGACAGCGCGACGGGGGTTGCCAATTACACTTTGACGGCGGCCTACGACGAGTCGTTCGGTTATTATCTGGGGGTTACCGATAACAATGACGCCGACGGCGTCTCGGACGGCTCCGATCGTGTGCGGGCGGACATCGAAATCGTGCGCTTTGCCGATAGCGCCAGTGCCGACCCGAAGCCGACGTTCCTGTCCCTGACTCAGGAAATGGTGGCCAATGGGCTGACCGCCGGCAATCAAACCAATACTACGGTGTTAGCGCTTGCGAACGGTGGCTTTCTGAACTTTTGGCTGAGCGGGGACGGCTTTTATTTCAGGAAATTCAATAATGACACGACCAGCGACCGTTTCGAAACAAAACTGCTCGATAGCGTAAACGATGGCTTGAGTTCCGACATCACCGTCGCCAATTTCAACGACGGAAGCTTTGTCGTTGCCTGGAGTTCCGCGGATGCCGACGGTACGGGCGTTTATGCCCAGCGCTTCGATGCCAATGGAACGGCGGTTTCCCCTAAATTCCGCGTGAACGACACCATTACCGCGGATCAAGGGAGTCCGGCCATTGCCGTATTGTCCGAAGGCGGTTTTGTGGTTGCCTGGGTATCGGAAAATCAAGGCGATTCCATTCACGACGGCCAGAGCTTCGGCGACGACCCGAATCAATCGGGCGTTTTTGCGCAATGGTACGACGCGAGTGCCGTGCCGGTTCCAATCGGCTGGGAAGTCAAAGTCAGCGACAGCGGCGCGGCGCATCCGTTCCTCAGCGCGCTCGACAACAACCGCGTCGTCATCGGTTATGAAGGCATCTCGACCGGAACCGAGAAAATGACGATGAATGCCAAGATTTTCGACGATTACGGAAACGTCGAAAGTTATCTTTACGATTCGCAAAGCCATCCGGACATCGCGGACGGAAGCGGGCCGGGCGATGGGTATGATGCTTATGACGACCAGCTCGCTTCCATCTATGCCGATTACGCTGAAAGTCCGTTCAACATTAACTACGCCATCGAACCCAAAGCGCAAGTTTTTGATGATGCGGGCAATGCTATCGAAAACGAGCTTCGCCAGGAGACGAAAAACGCCGTTGCCGCCACCTTGACGCTGAATCATAAAACGGTGGTGGTTTGGCAGGCGCCTGTCGATCCCTACTTGATAGTTCCACCAACCGGCCAGGCGCGCGTCGACTACGATCGCAGCATCATGCTGCGCTTGTACGATAACGCGACGGGCGAGGCGCTGACTCAGGAAATCAAGGCCAATACTTTTACGCGCTACGATCAAAAGGAGCCCGCGGTGGCGGCGCTCAAGGACGGAGGCTTCGTCGTGGTCTGGCAGTCCATGTTGCAGGACGGCAGTTATCGCGGCATTTACGGGCAGAAATTCGACAACGACGGCAACAAAGTCGGCGACGAATTCCAGATTAACACCAAGGTGGCGGATTCGCAAAAAGAACCGTCCGTCACCGGACTTGGCGATGGCGGTTTTGTCGTTTCGTGGGTGGCGGAATATCAGGATGGCAATCAACAAGGCAAATACCAGAATGGTTTGTCGGGCACCGAAATCATCATGCAACGCTTCGATAAAGACGGCAACAAGATGGGGCTGTCAATCGCCGGTGGCGTGGACGATGACATTCTGAACATCGGGGGATCGCTGCCCATTCAAATGGATGGCGCGGACGGTAACGACCGACTGACTTCCGGGGACGGAAACGATACCTTGCGAGGAGGGGACGGCAACGATATTCTGGATGCCGGCAAGGGGAACGATTTTATGGTCGGCGGAGCCGGGGACGACCGCTTCATCGCCGGCGAAGGAAACGATTTCATTTACGGAGGAGCGGGCTCGGATACCCTTGTGCTGCTGGGCAGTAAACTGGATTACGAAGTCAAGAAAATCGGCAGCGGTTTTACCGTTCGTTCCTTGAATACGAATTATGCCGATATGGGCACCGATACGCTGCAGGGCGTCGAGTATTTGGAGTTCGCCGTCAAAACCGGCGAAACGGACGACGGCATCATCAGCCTGAACAGCTTCGGTTCGGGAGGCACGGGCGGTTCGGGAGGCTCCGGCAACACGATCGACGTGGCGGGGATCGAGCTTTCCGACTTCGACCTCAAGCATGCGAATACCTTGTCGGGAACGGATAAAAACGACACGCTGGCCGGCGGCAACACCAAGGGCGCTCCCGATACGCTGCAGGCCGGCAATGGCGACGACCTGTATATCGCCCTGGGCAAGGCGCTGATCATTTACGATAGCGGGGGCAACGATACCTTGCAGGTATCGACAATCAATGTCGACCTGTCCCAACCTTATAGCAGCAAGAATAAAATCAAGGGATTGCAGTATATCGAAAATGTCGAATTGGCCGGGAAAAAAGCCTTGAAGCTCGTTGGCAACGACGACAATAACATCCTGATCGGCAATGATGGCAACAACAAGATTATCGGCGGCGCCGGCAGCGATATCATTTCGGGAGGAAAAGGCAAGGATACCCTGACCGGAGGGGATGACGGCGATATATTCGTTTTCAAAGACATTTTATCGAAAAGCAATGTGGATCTGATTACCGATTTCGAGAGCGGTTCGGACAAGATCCGCTTGAGCTCCGTTATCTTTAAAAACCTCGATTCAGACAATGACGGCATCATCAATTTCGAAAGCGCTCCCGGCTTGAAAAGAGCGCAAACCGATACGGCGTCTTTTATCGTTTACGATACGAAAAGCGGTAAATTGTATTACGACGAGGCTGGAAAAAGCCCCGTGCTTTTCGCCAAACTGGCCGCTACCGGCGATGGCGGGCAAGCCGGCGGACCGGCTCCCACCGAGGTTACGAGCGGCGGGTTTGGGGCTTCCTCGGGAAGCGGTCAGAATTCATCCGGAACCGGAACCGGAACCGGAACCGGAACCGGAACCGGAACCGGAACCGGTTTTGGTTCCGGGCCAGCAAGCCCCCCCGAAGTCGTACCCATCGGAACCAAGACTTTCCCGGATCTGTTGGTCACCGATTTCGACTTGCTCATTTAACCATCAGCGAGAGTATTTGGATTGGGTCGGTCATCCCTTTTCCCGGGTTTCCCCGTCGGCCGCTTATCCTCTATTGCCCGGCTTGGGTTACACCCCCAAGGGCAAAAGCCGCTGTAGGGTACGCTCGACTGCATGGGCAGAGATTTGCTCCTCGGCAACCGCTCCCTGCGTTGCCCTACCTCCTGTATCCCTACAGTCGTGCAATCTCTGCATTCACGCCATCCATGGGGTTCATGCAGGAGGTAGATCGCGTCGGGAACACGCGATCGAGAACAATGCAGCTGTAGGGTACGCTGTGCGTACCACGGAGGGTGAAACGGTACGCACAGCGTACCCGCAGCAACGCAAGCTGGCCTTGTCGAGCAAGGAATGGACGGTCGAGCCCGGCGGCACCCAGCGCGCCGACAAGGCCGCGGCGGATTTTATCAAAGAGCAGCTCGATCACATCCTGTTCGATCGGTTGACCGAAAAGATGCTGTCCGGCCTGTTTTGGGGTTATGCCGTATCGGAATGCCTGTGGGCGCGCGACGGTCAATTCATCGCCCTGGCCAACGTGAAAGTCAAGAAGCAGCGCCGTTTCGGCTTTGCGCCGGACGGCTCGCTGCGGTTGTTGACCTCGCGGGCGCCGCAAGGCGAGGCACTGCCGGCGCGCAAGTTTTGGGCCTATGCGACCGGCGCCGACGACGATGACGATCCGTATGGGCTGGGCCTGGCGCACTGGCTGTATTGGCCGACGTTTTTCAAGTTGTCGGTCGTCAAGTGACTAACCGACTGGAACTTTCCCGGCGCCAAGCCGCCGCGCGTGTGGCGCGAAGTCGAAGCGCCGGAAGATTTGAAGAAGCGCGCCGATCGCGACAAAGTGATATTCGATATGGGCTATAAGCCGACGCTGCAATACGTCAAGGATACGTATGGCGGCGAATTCGAGGCGAAGCCCGACACCAATGCCTCCACGAATGACCCGGTAGCCCTGGCAAACCGTGCGCCCGCCCGGCCGGATAACGCCGGGCGGAAGGCCGATAATCCGGCCGCGCAATTTGCCGAAGCCCGTCCGCTCGACGATCCGCCGGGCGAAATGGTGGATCTGTTGGAGCGCGCCGCGCAGCCGGCGGTCGATGGGCTGATGGAGGCGGTGCGCGGCGTGCTGCATTCGTCCGCGGACCTGCTCGAAGTGCGGGAGCGGCTGGCGGAGATCTTTCCGGCCTGGGACAAAGAAGCGCTGGCGGCGGTGTTTGCCGAGGCGTTTTTAGCGGCGGAGTTGGCCGGCCGGGGCGATGTGAACGAGGGGCGTTGATGACGACGCGTCCGAGTCTGCGGTAATGGGCGTCCGGTACGGCTCGCTGCCGTTCAAGGAACAAATTGCCTTTTGGCGGGCCAAGGAGCTGGTCCCGACCGAGCGCTGGAACGATCGGGTTCGCGAGCAGCACGATACAGCGTTTACCGTCGCCGGGGCCATGCAGGCCGATCTGCTGAGCGATCTGCACCAGGCGGTGACCAAGGCCATCGAGCAAGGCACCACGCTGGCCGAGTTTACCCGCGATTTCGAAGCGATCGTGGCAGCCCGCGGCTGGACGGGCTGGACCGGCGAAGACACCCAAGCCGGGCGGGCGTGGCGGGCGCGGGTGATCTACGAGACCAATCTGCACGCCTCATACCAGGCCGGGCGCTGGGCACAGGTGCAGGCGGTCAAGCAATTCCGGCCGTACCTGATCTATCGCCATTCCGATGCGTCGATCCATCCGCGGGAGCTGCACGTCAGCTGGGATGGCCTGGTGGTGGCGCAGGACGATCCCTGGGCGCAGACGCACTGGCCGCCCAACGGCTGGGGCTGCAAGTGCCGGATGTTCGCCTTGTCCGAGCGCGACTTGCGCAAGCTGGGCAAGACCGGGCCGGACACGCCGCCGGATGACGGCCACTACGATTGGACCGATCCGAAGACCGGCGAGATTCACCGCTTTCCTCAAGGGATCGATCCGTTCTGGGACTATGCGCCGGGGCGGTCGCGGGCGGACGTGGTGCGGGAGCAGGCGTTGCGCAAGGCCGAGGGATTGCCGCCGGCGATGGGGGATGAGCTGAAGGCGTTTTTGAGCAGCCGCGACCCTCTGACGGACAAGTATTTCAACGGTCGCGTGGAGGTGCGCGATCCGGATGGGGTGATGCCGAAACTGGGTATAGATGCGGCTGGGGCGGCCAGTATGATGGGCGCACCGGATGGCAGCGTGATCGAATTGATAGCCGTCGATAATGCCTATGAATTCGAGGCAACCGGACCATTGTTACAAAACGCGATGATGCGGCATTTGCAGGCGGATGTGAGTGGTCTTGTCATGCATAACGATTATTTTGCGCTGGAGCCGGCATTTCGCAAACAAAAAATTGGAACGCGCAGTTTTGCGCTGCAAGTGGTGGCATTGGCTGATCTAGGAGTCGCCAGTATAAAAACGTATGCCGCGGGGTCTTTCGAGGAAAAAGCGTATAATGGCTATTATACGTGGCCGCGATTGGGCTACGATGCGCCGCTAACCGCCCAAGATATCGCCGCACTACCGCCGGAATTGCGGACCGCGCGAAGCGTACTGGACCTGATGGCATCGGAAGCCGGCCGGGCGTGGTGGCAAACGCATGGCGGTCCGCGAGTGATGGTGTTCGATTTGTCAGCCGGCAGCCGATCACGGCTTGTTTTACAAGCCTATCTGGAAAACCAGGGGATTCGATTATGAAATTCAATGTAGACCGTGAAAAGTTCGAACGCGCCATGAAAGAGCTGAAGCCCACGACCGAAGAAGAGCAGCGGCGCAGGTTGGAAGAAGGGTATGCGCGCGGTAACCGCGAGGAGCCGGATAATCTGGGTCTGGATGATGAGCTGGAATACCTTGAGAAGTTGCGCAATCAATAATCATGGCCGGCGCATTTATCGAAGTTGAGTTTGACGACCGCGCGGTACAGCAGCTGTTGCGGCGCCTGGTTGATCTGACGGGCGATTTGGAGCCCGCTTTCGCGGATATCGGCGAATATTTGACGAGAAGCCATGACGAACGCTTTGGTCGACAGGTTGCGCCGGACGACGAGCCGTGGAAGGAATTGTCCCCCAGCTACCTGGCGCGCAAGCCGAAAAACCAGGACAAGATCTTGACGCTGGAGGGTGATTTGCGGAGATCGCTGCATTATGAAGTCTCGGCCGATCAGCTGTTGTTCGGGACGGGTTCGAAGTACGGCGCGACGCACCAATACGGCGACCCGCGCCGGCATATTCCGGAGCGGCCGTTTTTGGGCGTATCGGATGACGATCGGGATGAGATTCTGGACATCATTCGCGATCATATCCAGGCCGCGCTGTGAGTTCTGCCATCGTCTATGGATTTCGAGCATTGCAAGGGCTGTTTTTGATCCGGGCTTTGTTCACGCCCTGAAGACCCCGTTTTGAGGGGCGAGCGCGCTGATTTTTTTATTTTCGCTCTGCGCAAATTATTTTTATTTTTCGTTCCGTTTTATCCCTCTTCATTTCGTTTCATTTCCATTTATCTCGCTTTTCCCCTTTCATTTATCTAATTTCTATTCAGCTGTGCGTACCGTGAAAGGTTGAATAGGGTACGCACAGCGTACCCTGAAAAGAATGATGGAGTTTGCAACATAAGGGGTGTTTAAAGAGCGTGTCTGCCCCGTTGTTGCCACCCGCGAGGTGCCTCATGCGCGCGTAGCGCGTGGGCGCAATCAGGCGGCCTTTCGGGAAATGATTTTTGCCATATCCTGGTCTTCAGGCTTTAAACCTCCATCACTCTCTGCACGAACCAAAACCCGCCGGCGGCGATGGTGGCAAGTGTGCCGAGATAGGCCATGCGCCGGGCATAGCGCGCATGGCGGGCGGCAAGGAGCGTCAGAACGGAAGTGACGATCAGTACGATGCAGGCTTGGCCGATTTCCACGCCGATATTGAACGAAGCCAGCGATAATCCCAGTGCTCCCTCGGGCAGGCCGAAGTCGGACAGCACGCCTGCGAAGCCGAAACCGTGGATCAGCCCGAAAGCGAAGGCCAATCCGATGCGGTAGTCGCGGCGGTTCTGTAGTCGTGTATACAGTGATTCCAGGCCGACCAGGACGATGCTCAGCGCAATGGCCGGCTCCACAATCGACGGCGAAAGATTGACCAGTTTCAGCGTGGCTAGCGCCAGGGTTACGCTGTGGGCGACGGTAAACGCGGTGATGATTTTCAACAGCCGTAGCAGGTCGCCGCCCGGCAGCAGCAGGCCGATGATGAATAGGATATGGTCGGGGCCGATAAAAATATGGTGGATCCCCTGCGCGACGAACTCGCGAGCCACTTCAATCCTGCCCTGGATGCTGCCGCTGTAATGAGTCGTGCTGCGATGGGTTCTGTCGAGCAGGTCTTGAAGACGAATCTCGCCGTTTTCGTAAATGTTCAGGTAGGTTTCGTGCGGCGGATCGTAAGGAAACAGCGGGCTTGAAACTTCGACCTTGCCGGCAGACCGGGCGAGCGGTAAGGTCCAGTTGAAGGACAGAGAGCGGCGATTGGGGGCGATCCGGAAGGATTGCCATTCAAAATGCGCCGGCTCTCCGTTGATTTTAACCAGCATGTGGGAGTCGAGCACTTTGTGCAGAATCACCAGATTCTGCTCGGCAAAGGCCCGATCGAGCAGGCGTTCGGGTTTCTCGAGCCCGCCCTCATGGGCGAGGTCGACCATGTGCGCCAATACTTTGCCGTGGGCCCGGCCCGGCTCCAGGCGGATGTCGAGGTGGCTGTACGGTTCGGAATGGGCGAAAACTTCTGCGGTGTTCAAACCGAACAGGGTTAGCGCGATCCGGACATAAAAAAGCGCGAGCCCCGCTTTCATTTTGGTACCCGTGCAAAGGTCAACGAAGCCCAGCGGCTTTCCCAGTCCGCCGCTTGCTTGTCCGCACTCGGCTGCATGTGCACCGCGCTGAGCAGCCATTCGCCGGGCCCTTCGATTTCTAATATCGCGACGCCGTTCTTATCGGTACGTGTCTGGGCGACCGGCTGAACGGGGCCCCTGGCCATCTGGTCTCTCGGAACAGCGCCGCTGGCCAGCGCCTGGTTCCAGGCTTTCACCCGGATGCCTTCGAGCGGTTGCGCGTTGTAAAGCACCTGTACCGTCAGCTTGCCGGATACCAGGGGATCGCTGCGCGGAATGATTTCCAGCGGCATCCCGAACGGCTTTCGGAGGCGGGAGTCGTCGCTGCCCGCGATCCAGGCTTTGGCGCAGCGCAAATAGCGTTCGCGGCCCGGCCCTGCGGCAGCTCCCAAGGCCTCCCGCGCTTTTAGCGGGCCTTCCAGCCCTTCCCGGCGCAAATATTCGTCGAATTTTTCGGGCGGCAGTTCCACCGGCACGAAATGGGTCTCGAAGGCCACCACGATGCCGCCCTCGTCTTCCACGGTCAAGTGCGCGAGGTCCAGGTCGCCGTTGATGGCTCGGGATTTGACGTCCTTGCGCTCTTTGGTCTGCACCTCCAAACGGACGGTGCGGGTCGCCGCAAAGGGCCGAAGTTCGCCTTTGAAATCCGAGCCGACATAGGCCTGTACCGCAAGGGTTTGCCCGACCGGGGCGCTGTAGGCCGAGGGAGCGAGCCAGTATTCGTGGGCGGCGAGTTTCGGCGATACGAAGATACTGCCGATGAGCAAGGACAAGTTTGCAAACGAGCGCATGTCAGGAGTTTCTAACCCGGATCGCGTCTTAATGGACGGCCGGCCGATTGACGACGGGACTTTCTCCCGATCACGGAAGAAAGCCCCGCACGATATGCCGCTTTGGTTAGGGGCGACATAATAAATAATGAACGCCAGTCTACTTGGCGACCGGTTTCAGCTGCAATCGGGAGCCCGGCACCACGATCTCGTTGAATTTATCGCGTTCCAGTTGACACTGTCGTTGAATCTCATCCATCGAAATCTGCCTGGTCCAAGGCTCGCCGAGATAAGGAAACGCATTCGACAGCGGCTTGTCCGGATAGGTCCGGCGCGGCTGGCAGGCATCGGTAAAGCTGGCGATTTCCCACAATTGGCATTCGCCGAGGCCCTCGATACAAGTGTATCTGGCCACGTCGTCGCCCGGCACATTGCCGTTCGGATAACCTATCGGACGATCCAGGTTCAGGATCATCACGTCGGGAATATCGCCGTCATAATTGCGAATTTGAAAGATTTGTTGAATGCGAGTGGACAGTTCGCGATTGATGAAGTCTTTAACCTCCTTGTTCAAAACGGCCTTCAACAGCGACTGCTGCATCATGTTTTTGTTGCGCTCTTCGACGATCGCCGGAACGTGCTTGCTGGGCGGCAAGGCATTCAGGAAATCCAGCCGGGGTTGCTGGGTCCGGCCTGCGCGGCCCACGTGATCGAACTGGGTGCCGTTGCTTCGGTGCGCCGTCGCCCACATCACGAAGTTCCTGGGCTTGTCTGCGAACGAGGAAAGCGGAATGCCGGCTATCATCGCTACGGTATTTTTGTTGTTGAACCGATTGAAGAGGAAAGGATCGTCAAACAGCCCTGCCTGGAATTGGATGCTGCCGGGATTGCTCAAACCGGTGGTTACGGGCTCCGACTGGAAAACGATCCGGTTCGCGCTGACTCCGCCCTTGGGGTTCTTTTGGAGTCGGAACGTGATAGAGGCATCCGGCGCGATATTCGGCCAGGCTTCGGGCGCTATGCTGCCGCCGAACCGTTGCAGCATCAGCGGATTGTCGAAAGTCGCCGGGGTGTGGGTGTCGAAATGGACTTTGTAGATCGTATCCTGCATTGCTGCCGCCACATCGTTGGGGACATCGATAAGTTCCCGCCCAACGTTGACCATCACGACCAGGCGGTCGCCGTCGACGAAGCCGTACAGGCCGTTGAGGCCGATCAGCCCGTCGTCCAGGCCTGTAAGTTTTATCGGCGGAACGGGGTCGGCGTGATCGGAGGCCTGCACCGGTGGAAAAGTGCAGGAGAAAGCCAAAAGGGCCGCCAACCAGGCCGTTTTAGCGGAGAAAAATCGATAACAGCTGCGCAGTTTCATATCATCGTCCTCTTACGGCTTGATGGGTTTTATACCAGCGACTCTAACGAAAAATGAACGGTTTTTGGCGTCTTTTGGCGCCGATACGCTAACATCGAGGCTCCGGCTTGTCAATCGTGCGTTGACTTTTGCAAAAGCTGCCTATCCGTTAGGATTATTGGGAGTTTTAAAGAACCCGAAAGGGGGCAATCCTTACAGAATGCAATCACAAGATAATGGCTAATTCTTGAGCCTTCGTACAGTGATACGCCAATCAATCGTTTTTGAACCCTACAGGACTTTCCGGCTCAACTTTCATCCAATTCCACCCAGTCTATTTGTTTCTCGACGATCGTGCTTAACTCTAACTGTCCCAGCGCATCGATCATCGTCAGCTCCGAGCTTATTTGCTCCAGTTGTTCCAGGTGCGCCACCAGCTCGAATAGATCGGTTTGCTTGGTATTTTTCTTGGACTTCCTCGTTTTTCGCATAAATTTACCGGATATCGCGACCGCGCCTTTTCTGCCGGATCGCTTTTGAGATAGGGAGAAAAAGCGGCCAATTTTAATTGATCACTCTGAATTTCGAGCAGCCTAATTGAAAATATTACCGAGGTTCGGCGAAAACCTGGCTTTTGTACCGGTTTTTCCGCATCCCTCACTTTTTCATTCCATCCCGACATCTTCAAGAAAAGGGGTCGTTTTCGGAATTTTTTCTTTTTTCGAAGCCAGCGTGATTTCCCGGTTGCGCTTGGGATCATAACGGTAGCGTTCGCTGATCCTGAAGCCGGTCAGATAGTTGAAGCTGACTTTATCGCCGGTGCCGAGAAGCCCGTCGCCGTCGGTCCGGTCCTTCCCGATCAGCACGAAGCGACTGAGCTTCGGATCGTAACGAAACCGCCACGTTTGATCGGTAAACTCGCGGGAACCGGTTAATTGATGCACGATCAGCACGCCTCTTTTGATTTCGACGCCCGAGCTTTCCTTGACGCCGCCGCAGTGCATACATACGAGAAAGCCGCCGTTATGCCCGGCGGGCCTAAACTTTCCGCCAGCCCCGCCGAGTAGCGCAAGCAGAACCCGAGGCCCCTCTTCGGCTGTCGAATCGGTGGAGGACGGAACCAGGATCGCGGCGATATCCGCAATGCCGTCCGCGTTCAAGTCGCCATCCGTCTTGTCTGCGACTGTCCACCCGCGCGGGGTGAAATCGTCGAGTGTGCGGCCTTCGCGGGGAAGCGGGTTGAGGTCGAAAGCGACTTCCTGTGCCCGTACCGCATGGCCGGGTACCGCCGTTAACAAAACAAAGATAAGCAAGCAACGGATCGGAAAAAGCATGGTTCTGGCTCCGGCAGTGAAAAATTCAAAGGATTCTAAAAAACGCCTCGATTCCGCTACGCTGCATCGAGGCTGCGGTTGATCAGGATTTCCGCTGCCGCGCGCGCCGCCTGCATCGCGCCCGAATCGCGCTGCATCTGTTCGGCGACGATCGCGCCGGAAATCAGCAGGCTCAATTGCCGGGCCAACAGTTCGGGCTGCCGCGCCTCCGCCTCTTCCGCCAGTTGGGTCAGCCGGCGGCGGAATTGCAGGTAGAAATCGACGGACGCCAGCCTGAACGGTTCGCCCTCGGCCGCCGATTCGGTCGCGGCATTGATGAACGGGCAGCCGCGGAAACCGTCCGATGCCAGCAATTCGCCGAACACATCGAAGACCGCCAGCAGCCGGGCTTTCGGCTCGGACGCCCGCGCCGCAATGCCGCCCAGAATCTTCTCGCGCATCGTCTCGGCGGTTTTCTGCAGATGCGCCAGCACCAGATCGTTTTTGGACGGAAAATAATGGTACAGGCTCATTTTGGTGGTGCCTGCCGCCTTTACGATCGCATCGACGCCGGTGGCGCGGATGCCCTGGCGGTAAAACAGTTCGGACGCGGTTTGCAGGATGCG
The genomic region above belongs to Methylomicrobium agile and contains:
- a CDS encoding calcium-binding protein, translating into MSIINGSSKNDVLKSLAGDDDLTGGEAGIPTGIFNGVDTALFSGKYADSATGVANYTLTAAYDESFGYYLGVTDNNDADGVSDGSDRVRADIEIVRFADSASADPKPTFLSLTQEMVANGLTAGNQTNTTVLALANGGFLNFWLSGDGFYFRKFNNDTTSDRFETKLLDSVNDGLSSDITVANFNDGSFVVAWSSADADGTGVYAQRFDANGTAVSPKFRVNDTITADQGSPAIAVLSEGGFVVAWVSENQGDSIHDGQSFGDDPNQSGVFAQWYDASAVPVPIGWEVKVSDSGAAHPFLSALDNNRVVIGYEGISTGTEKMTMNAKIFDDYGNVESYLYDSQSHPDIADGSGPGDGYDAYDDQLASIYADYAESPFNINYAIEPKAQVFDDAGNAIENELRQETKNAVAATLTLNHKTVVVWQAPVDPYLIVPPTGQARVDYDRSIMLRLYDNATGEALTQEIKANTFTRYDQKEPAVAALKDGGFVVVWQSMLQDGSYRGIYGQKFDNDGNKVGDEFQINTKVADSQKEPSVTGLGDGGFVVSWVAEYQDGNQQGKYQNGLSGTEIIMQRFDKDGNKMGLSIAGGVDDDILNIGGSLPIQMDGADGNDRLTSGDGNDTLRGGDGNDILDAGKGNDFMVGGAGDDRFIAGEGNDFIYGGAGSDTLVLLGSKLDYEVKKIGSGFTVRSLNTNYADMGTDTLQGVEYLEFAVKTGETDDGIISLNSFGSGGTGGSGGSGNTIDVAGIELSDFDLKHANTLSGTDKNDTLAGGNTKGAPDTLQAGNGDDLYIALGKALIIYDSGGNDTLQVSTINVDLSQPYSSKNKIKGLQYIENVELAGKKALKLVGNDDNNILIGNDGNNKIIGGAGSDIISGGKGKDTLTGGDDGDIFVFKDILSKSNVDLITDFESGSDKIRLSSVIFKNLDSDNDGIINFESAPGLKRAQTDTASFIVYDTKSGKLYYDEAGKSPVLFAKLAATGDGGQAGGPAPTEVTSGGFGASSGSGQNSSGTGTGTGTGTGTGTGTGFGSGPASPPEVVPIGTKTFPDLLVTDFDLLI
- a CDS encoding TetR/AcrR family transcriptional regulator, with translation MSSNLKERILQTASELFYRQGIRATGVDAIVKAAGTTKMSLYHYFPSKNDLVLAHLQKTAETMREKILGGIAARASEPKARLLAVFDVFGELLASDGFRGCPFINAATESAAEGEPFRLASVDFYLQFRRRLTQLAEEAEARQPELLARQLSLLISGAIVAEQMQRDSGAMQAARAAAEILINRSLDAA
- a CDS encoding DUF4198 domain-containing protein — protein: MRSFANLSLLIGSIFVSPKLAAHEYWLAPSAYSAPVGQTLAVQAYVGSDFKGELRPFAATRTVRLEVQTKERKDVKSRAINGDLDLAHLTVEDEGGIVVAFETHFVPVELPPEKFDEYLRREGLEGPLKAREALGAAAGPGRERYLRCAKAWIAGSDDSRLRKPFGMPLEIIPRSDPLVSGKLTVQVLYNAQPLEGIRVKAWNQALASGAVPRDQMARGPVQPVAQTRTDKNGVAILEIEGPGEWLLSAVHMQPSADKQAADWESRWASLTFARVPK
- a CDS encoding phage minor head protein, with amino-acid sequence MGVRYGSLPFKEQIAFWRAKELVPTERWNDRVREQHDTAFTVAGAMQADLLSDLHQAVTKAIEQGTTLAEFTRDFEAIVAARGWTGWTGEDTQAGRAWRARVIYETNLHASYQAGRWAQVQAVKQFRPYLIYRHSDASIHPRELHVSWDGLVVAQDDPWAQTHWPPNGWGCKCRMFALSERDLRKLGKTGPDTPPDDGHYDWTDPKTGEIHRFPQGIDPFWDYAPGRSRADVVREQALRKAEGLPPAMGDELKAFLSSRDPLTDKYFNGRVEVRDPDGVMPKLGIDAAGAASMMGAPDGSVIELIAVDNAYEFEATGPLLQNAMMRHLQADVSGLVMHNDYFALEPAFRKQKIGTRSFALQVVALADLGVASIKTYAAGSFEEKAYNGYYTWPRLGYDAPLTAQDIAALPPELRTARSVLDLMASEAGRAWWQTHGGPRVMVFDLSAGSRSRLVLQAYLENQGIRL
- a CDS encoding phage portal protein family protein, with amino-acid sequence MRTTEGETVRTAYPQQRKLALSSKEWTVEPGGTQRADKAAADFIKEQLDHILFDRLTEKMLSGLFWGYAVSECLWARDGQFIALANVKVKKQRRFGFAPDGSLRLLTSRAPQGEALPARKFWAYATGADDDDDPYGLGLAHWLYWPTFFKLSVVK
- a CDS encoding phage virion morphogenesis protein, producing the protein MAGAFIEVEFDDRAVQQLLRRLVDLTGDLEPAFADIGEYLTRSHDERFGRQVAPDDEPWKELSPSYLARKPKNQDKILTLEGDLRRSLHYEVSADQLLFGTGSKYGATHQYGDPRRHIPERPFLGVSDDDRDEILDIIRDHIQAAL
- a CDS encoding HupE/UreJ family protein yields the protein MKAGLALFYVRIALTLFGLNTAEVFAHSEPYSHLDIRLEPGRAHGKVLAHMVDLAHEGGLEKPERLLDRAFAEQNLVILHKVLDSHMLVKINGEPAHFEWQSFRIAPNRRSLSFNWTLPLARSAGKVEVSSPLFPYDPPHETYLNIYENGEIRLQDLLDRTHRSTTHYSGSIQGRIEVAREFVAQGIHHIFIGPDHILFIIGLLLPGGDLLRLLKIITAFTVAHSVTLALATLKLVNLSPSIVEPAIALSIVLVGLESLYTRLQNRRDYRIGLAFAFGLIHGFGFAGVLSDFGLPEGALGLSLASFNIGVEIGQACIVLIVTSVLTLLAARHARYARRMAYLGTLATIAAGGFWFVQRVMEV